From one Grus americana isolate bGruAme1 chromosome 32, bGruAme1.mat, whole genome shotgun sequence genomic stretch:
- the PFDN6 gene encoding prefoldin subunit 6 codes for MAEQIQKKLQGELEKYQQLQKDLSRSVTARQKLEAQLTENNIVKEELELLDSTNTIFKLMGPVLVKQEMEEAKTTVSKRLDYITGEIKRYEQQMQELERRSEQQRETLGRLQQELQRAQGKA; via the exons atgGCGGAGCAGATCCAGAAGaagctgcagggagagctggagaaatACCAGCAGCTCCAGAAGG aCCTGAGCCGGTCGGTGACGGCGCGCCAAAAACTGGAGGCGCAGCTGACGGAAAACAACATCGTCAAAGAG gaactGGAGCTGCTGGATTCCACCAACACCATTTTTAAGCTGATGGGGCCGGTGCTGGTGAAACAGGAGATGGAAGAAGCCAAAACCACCGTCAGCAAACGCCTGGATTACATCACCGGCGAGAT CAAGCGATACGAGCAGCAGATGCAGGAGCTGGAGCGACGCTCGGAGCAGCAGCGGGAGACGCTGGGgcggctgcagcaggagctccAGCGGGCGCAAGGGAAAGCCTga
- the RGL2 gene encoding LOW QUALITY PROTEIN: ral guanine nucleotide dissociation stimulator-like 2 (The sequence of the model RefSeq protein was modified relative to this genomic sequence to represent the inferred CDS: deleted 1 base in 1 codon), with amino-acid sequence MLPRALRALLEGSRPPPGQEPGVVLSAYRPCPPETAPPQAEEREEGPCGAVFSLSPGPSRRLRAAPLPRLVRHLLEAPARGDAAFVPAFLGTFRAFARPQDVLGLLLLRLEELGALSATPNTPELTEAKAALSSLLCSWLDGYPEDFGGPQVPPLAERLVQLLGPGSEVARRLEDLGGPPPPPEEEEEEEEEGGGDADPLEILSFQAREVAEQLTLTEAELFLRLVPYECLGALWSRRDKRGREGDCPSVRATVRQFNRLAGAVVRSCLGGAGLRPPQRARLLEKWIHVAEECRALRNFSSLCAIISALQSSPVHRLRQSWDETSRDAQRSYEELSAICSEQDNYSASRQLLLQDPPSEPPPPRRQPRRPPQQRPVGVVPYLGTFLRDLVMLDAAMKDELEDGYINFEKRRKEFGVLAQVRGLQGLCRGGYRLHPQPRFRRWLRTLRALPEAHSHSLSCEIEPPGDPPPPAPRPPKPALVITHCTELLSSVGTPSVAWDQPCPPSVLVTPPQGPPKAPSRLEQKWPSVSALDEASAPPSDVTVPPPGTLSPPRGHRRSASCGSTFPPKNGGGPGGGGGGTPPSDCRIIRARMDLHNGSLYKSILITSQDKTPAVVAKVLEKHGQDPAAAPRFQLLQLLPENRELLLPPSANVFYAMTGTSLDFTLRPRDSGGDPALSPPPVSISGG; translated from the exons ATGCTGCCACGGGCGTTGCGGGCGCTGCTGGAGGGGTCGCGGCCCCCCCCGGGCCAGGAGCCGGGGGTCGTGCTCAGCGCGTACCGGCCCTGCCCACCCGagaccgcccccccccag GCGGAGGAGCGGGAGGAGGGGCCGTGCGGCGCCGTGTTCTCGCTCAGCCCCGGCCCCTCCCGGCGGCTCCGGGCCGCTCCGCTGCCCCGCCTGGTCCGGCACCTGCTGGAGGCCCCGGCGCGGGGAGACGCCGCCTTCGTCCCGGCCTTCCTGGGCACCTTCCGCGCCTTCGCCCGGCCGCAGGacgtgctggggctgctgctcctgcg gctggagGAACTTGGGGCGCTCTCTGCGACCCCCAACACCCCAGAGCTGACCGAGGCCAAGGC ggctctctcctccctgctctgctcctggctggatGGGTACCCCGAAGATTTTGGGGGGCCCCAGGTTCCCCCCTTAGCCGAGCGCCTGGTCCAGCTGCTGGGGCCGGGCTCGGAGGTCGCCCGCCGGctggaggatttgggggggcccccgcccccccccgaggaggaggaggaggaggaggaggaaggggggggcgACGCTGACCCCCTGGAGATCCTGTCCTTCCAGGCCAGGGAGGTGGCCGAGCAGCTCACCCTGACCGAGgcg gagctCTTCCTGCGCCTGGTCCCCTACgagtgcctgggggccctgtGGTCCCGCCGGGACAAGAGGGGACGAGAAGGTGACTGTCCCAGTGTCCGGGCCACCGTACGCCAGTTCAACCGGTTGGCGGGAGCCGTGGTGCGGTCCTGCCtggggggcgcggggctgcgGCCCCCCCAGCGCGCCCGGCTGCTGGAGAAGTGGATCCACGTGGCCGAG gaGTGCCGCGCGTTGAGGAACTTCTCCTCGCTCTGCGCCATCATCTCAGCGCTGCAGTCCAGCCCCGTCCACCGGCTCCGGCAGAGCTGGGATGAGACCAGCCG ggatgCCCAGCGCAGCTACGAGGAGCTCAGCGCCATCTGCTCCGAGCAGGACAACTACAGCGCCAGccgccagctgctgctgcag GACCCCCCCTCggagccgccccccccccgccgccagccccgccgccccccgcagCAGCGTCCGGTG gggGTTGTCCCCTACCTGGGCACTTTCCTGCGTGACCTGGTGATGCTGGACGCGGCCATGAAGGACGAGCTGGAG GACGGCTACATCAACTTCGAGAAGCGCCGCAAG GAATTCGGGGTGCTGGCGCAGgtgcgggggctgcaggggctgtgccgggggggGTACcgcctgcacccccagccccgcttcCGCCGCTGGCTGCGCACCCTGCGCGCCCTGCCCGAGGCCCAcag ccacagcctctcctgTGAGATCGagccccccggggac ccccccccgccagccccgcgcccccccaAACCCGCCCTGGTCATCACACACTGCACAGA gctCCTGAGCTCCGTGGGGACCCCCTCGGTGGCCTGGGACCAGCCCTGCCCCCCCAGTGTCCTCGtcacccccccccagggcccccccaaagCGCCCTCACGCCTGGAGCAG AAGTGGCCGTCGGTGTCGGCGCTGGACGAAGCATCCGCCCCCCCCTCAGATGTCAccgtcccccccccggggacactgtcccccccccggggtcACCGACGTTCGGCCTCTTGCGGCTCAAcgttccccccaaaaaatggggggggcccgggggggggcggggggggaacccccccaTCCGACTGCCGCATCATCCGGGCGCGCATGGACCTGCACAACGGCAGCCTCTACAAGAGCATCCTG atcACCAGCCAGGACAAGACACCGGCCGTGGTGGCCAAAGTGCTGGAGAAACACGGGCAGGATCCGGCCGCTGCCCCCCgcttccagctgctccagctgctccccGAAAACCGAG aactcctcctgcccccctccgCCAACGTCTTCTACGCCATGACGGGGACCAGCCTGGATTTCACCCTGCGCCCCCGAGATTCGGGGGGGGATCCcgctctttccccccccccagtctcaATCTCGGGGGGTTGA
- the TAPBP gene encoding tapasin isoform X2: MAARAALRLLLADPWGALSWVWGPPWMPPECELNPTVLVSTPPPWAPSLHPDARSPPGLEGSWWVASLGTPGYGVTALLQGQPHPPTAVTVALSVFTLTPDLRGPPGVPLELHCAFTAPPGPFALEWRHQDRGAGRRLLAYDSATSRVPVAVPGVQLLLGPSRRRGGDDGGTTATTTTAAAATEVTLRLDPLTVAHQGTYVCSVFLPHGQAQQLLRVRVLEPPKVTLRPTPLVVAPGTPSELRCETSGYFPLDVGVRWQRHAGDSGTPLALEDTVSETWTSGHRQGPDGTFSRSSGIRLVPARPQHHGDVYTCVVTHAALAVPLRVHVRMEVAGATGPGVEDVVGLCLVAFVLCGLWRWLSPAPLRPKQDPKKTQ; the protein is encoded by the exons ATGGCGGCGCGCGCGGCgctgcggctgctgctggcgg ACCCCTGGGGTGCCCTGTCCTGGGTTTGGGGCCCCCCCTGGATGCCCCCCGAGTGTGAACTGAACCCCACGGTGCTGGTGAGCACCCCCCCGCCCTGggccccctccctgcaccccgacgcccgcagcccccccggcctGGAGGGGTCCTGGTGGGTGGcgtccctggggacccccggcTACGGCGTCACCgcgctgctgcagggacagccccaCCCCCCCACCGCCGTCACGG TGGCTCTCTCAGTCTTCACCTTGACCCCGGATCTCAGGGGTCCCCCGGGGGTCCCCCTGGAATTACACTGCGCCTTcaccgccccccccggccccttcGCCCTGGAATGGCGGCACCAGGACCGCGGCGCCGGTCGTCGTCTCCTCGCCTACGACTCGGCCACCTCCCGCGTCCCCGTGGCCGTCCCCGGCGTCCAGCTGCTGTTGGGGCCATCGCGACGACGCGGCGGCGACGACGGGGGGACGACGGCGACGACGacgacggcggcggcggccaccGAGGTGACGCTGCGCCTGGACCCCCTGACCGTCGCCCATCAGGGCACCTACGTCTGCTCTGTCTTCCTCCCCCACGGCCaggcccagcagctcctgcgcGTCCGCGTCCTTG AGCCCCCCAAGGTGACGCTGCGCCCCACGCCGCTGGTGGTGGCCCCGGGGACGCCGTCGGAGCTGCGGTGCGAGACGTCGGGGTACTTCCCCCTGGACGTGGGGGTGCGGTGGCAGCGTCACGCCGGGGACTCGGGGACACCGTTAGCCCTGGAGGACACCGTGAGCGAGACGTGGACGTCGGGTCACCGCCAAGGTCCCGATGGCACCTTCAGCCGGAGCAGCGGAATCCGTCTCGTCCCAGCGCGTCCCCAACATCACGGGGACGTCTACACCTGCGTGGTGACGCACGCCGCGCTGGCCGTCCCGCTGCGCGTCCACGTCCGGATGGAGGTGGCCg GTGCCACGGGGCCGGGCGTGGAGGACGTGGTGGGGCTCTGCCTGGTGGCCTTCGTCCTCTGCGGGCTCTGGCGCTGGCTCAGCCCCGCCC ccctgcgccccAAACAGGACCCCAAG AAAACGCAGTGA
- the TAPBP gene encoding tapasin isoform X1, with translation MAARAALRLLLAGLFVSGWGVADVGTPPPLPPLPCTLLGPGGGGALPGAPTQRQVRLWLGGGPQPPPNPGVPQDLDPDANFNVTDPWGALSWVWGPPWMPPECELNPTVLVSTPPPWAPSLHPDARSPPGLEGSWWVASLGTPGYGVTALLQGQPHPPTAVTVALSVFTLTPDLRGPPGVPLELHCAFTAPPGPFALEWRHQDRGAGRRLLAYDSATSRVPVAVPGVQLLLGPSRRRGGDDGGTTATTTTAAAATEVTLRLDPLTVAHQGTYVCSVFLPHGQAQQLLRVRVLEPPKVTLRPTPLVVAPGTPSELRCETSGYFPLDVGVRWQRHAGDSGTPLALEDTVSETWTSGHRQGPDGTFSRSSGIRLVPARPQHHGDVYTCVVTHAALAVPLRVHVRMEVAGATGPGVEDVVGLCLVAFVLCGLWRWLSPAPLRPKQDPKKTQ, from the exons ATGGCGGCGCGCGCGGCgctgcggctgctgctggcgg GGCTCTTCGtgtcggggtggggggtggcggatgtggggacccccccgcccctccccccgctgccctgcaccctgctgggaccgggggggggtggggcgcTGCCGGGGGCCCCCACTCAGCGCCAAGTCCGGctctggctgggggggggtccccagccccccccgaACCCCGGCGTCCCCCAGGACCTGGATCCCGACGCCAACTTCAACGTCACCG ACCCCTGGGGTGCCCTGTCCTGGGTTTGGGGCCCCCCCTGGATGCCCCCCGAGTGTGAACTGAACCCCACGGTGCTGGTGAGCACCCCCCCGCCCTGggccccctccctgcaccccgacgcccgcagcccccccggcctGGAGGGGTCCTGGTGGGTGGcgtccctggggacccccggcTACGGCGTCACCgcgctgctgcagggacagccccaCCCCCCCACCGCCGTCACGG TGGCTCTCTCAGTCTTCACCTTGACCCCGGATCTCAGGGGTCCCCCGGGGGTCCCCCTGGAATTACACTGCGCCTTcaccgccccccccggccccttcGCCCTGGAATGGCGGCACCAGGACCGCGGCGCCGGTCGTCGTCTCCTCGCCTACGACTCGGCCACCTCCCGCGTCCCCGTGGCCGTCCCCGGCGTCCAGCTGCTGTTGGGGCCATCGCGACGACGCGGCGGCGACGACGGGGGGACGACGGCGACGACGacgacggcggcggcggccaccGAGGTGACGCTGCGCCTGGACCCCCTGACCGTCGCCCATCAGGGCACCTACGTCTGCTCTGTCTTCCTCCCCCACGGCCaggcccagcagctcctgcgcGTCCGCGTCCTTG AGCCCCCCAAGGTGACGCTGCGCCCCACGCCGCTGGTGGTGGCCCCGGGGACGCCGTCGGAGCTGCGGTGCGAGACGTCGGGGTACTTCCCCCTGGACGTGGGGGTGCGGTGGCAGCGTCACGCCGGGGACTCGGGGACACCGTTAGCCCTGGAGGACACCGTGAGCGAGACGTGGACGTCGGGTCACCGCCAAGGTCCCGATGGCACCTTCAGCCGGAGCAGCGGAATCCGTCTCGTCCCAGCGCGTCCCCAACATCACGGGGACGTCTACACCTGCGTGGTGACGCACGCCGCGCTGGCCGTCCCGCTGCGCGTCCACGTCCGGATGGAGGTGGCCg GTGCCACGGGGCCGGGCGTGGAGGACGTGGTGGGGCTCTGCCTGGTGGCCTTCGTCCTCTGCGGGCTCTGGCGCTGGCTCAGCCCCGCCC ccctgcgccccAAACAGGACCCCAAG AAAACGCAGTGA
- the TAPBP gene encoding tapasin isoform X3, with protein MAARAALRLLLAGLFVSGWGVADVGTPPPLPPLPCTLLGPGGGGALPGAPTQRQVRLWLGGGPQPPPNPGVPQDLDPDANFNVTVALSVFTLTPDLRGPPGVPLELHCAFTAPPGPFALEWRHQDRGAGRRLLAYDSATSRVPVAVPGVQLLLGPSRRRGGDDGGTTATTTTAAAATEVTLRLDPLTVAHQGTYVCSVFLPHGQAQQLLRVRVLEPPKVTLRPTPLVVAPGTPSELRCETSGYFPLDVGVRWQRHAGDSGTPLALEDTVSETWTSGHRQGPDGTFSRSSGIRLVPARPQHHGDVYTCVVTHAALAVPLRVHVRMEVAGATGPGVEDVVGLCLVAFVLCGLWRWLSPAPLRPKQDPKKTQ; from the exons ATGGCGGCGCGCGCGGCgctgcggctgctgctggcgg GGCTCTTCGtgtcggggtggggggtggcggatgtggggacccccccgcccctccccccgctgccctgcaccctgctgggaccgggggggggtggggcgcTGCCGGGGGCCCCCACTCAGCGCCAAGTCCGGctctggctgggggggggtccccagccccccccgaACCCCGGCGTCCCCCAGGACCTGGATCCCGACGCCAACTTCAACGTCACCG TGGCTCTCTCAGTCTTCACCTTGACCCCGGATCTCAGGGGTCCCCCGGGGGTCCCCCTGGAATTACACTGCGCCTTcaccgccccccccggccccttcGCCCTGGAATGGCGGCACCAGGACCGCGGCGCCGGTCGTCGTCTCCTCGCCTACGACTCGGCCACCTCCCGCGTCCCCGTGGCCGTCCCCGGCGTCCAGCTGCTGTTGGGGCCATCGCGACGACGCGGCGGCGACGACGGGGGGACGACGGCGACGACGacgacggcggcggcggccaccGAGGTGACGCTGCGCCTGGACCCCCTGACCGTCGCCCATCAGGGCACCTACGTCTGCTCTGTCTTCCTCCCCCACGGCCaggcccagcagctcctgcgcGTCCGCGTCCTTG AGCCCCCCAAGGTGACGCTGCGCCCCACGCCGCTGGTGGTGGCCCCGGGGACGCCGTCGGAGCTGCGGTGCGAGACGTCGGGGTACTTCCCCCTGGACGTGGGGGTGCGGTGGCAGCGTCACGCCGGGGACTCGGGGACACCGTTAGCCCTGGAGGACACCGTGAGCGAGACGTGGACGTCGGGTCACCGCCAAGGTCCCGATGGCACCTTCAGCCGGAGCAGCGGAATCCGTCTCGTCCCAGCGCGTCCCCAACATCACGGGGACGTCTACACCTGCGTGGTGACGCACGCCGCGCTGGCCGTCCCGCTGCGCGTCCACGTCCGGATGGAGGTGGCCg GTGCCACGGGGCCGGGCGTGGAGGACGTGGTGGGGCTCTGCCTGGTGGCCTTCGTCCTCTGCGGGCTCTGGCGCTGGCTCAGCCCCGCCC ccctgcgccccAAACAGGACCCCAAG AAAACGCAGTGA
- the ZBTB22 gene encoding zinc finger and BTB domain-containing protein 22: MEASCGGGGGGGGGGGLVHVDFPEITSALLANLNQQRVEGKLCDISIHVQGRVFRAHRAVLAASSPYFHDQVLLKNMTSIVLPNVMDPGAFETVLGSAYTGHLTMAPEEIVNFLTVGSVLQMWHIVDKCTELLKEGRATSAPSGPSSSSSSSSSSSSSLRAHSSRTSDNQSPSSSNYFSPRDATEGTDPPKYPPRGVPEEVGKGGTGDLLEAEEGSEDGEGGRRPLYVQPSIVPQKQWVYVKQEWLQEDLVLTCEEDEDPVEGPARGTEGPSRVAVSRPAAPKLEEQVNFCESSEDFPSPYETLEDTGGPGSFPPRSLLPMDMQGNQILVFPPQTPVEHGAVQLTTSSADGNKIFMCHCGKAFSHKSMRDRHVNMHLNLRPFDCPVCNKKFKMKHHLTEHMKTHTGLKPYQCDVCAKKFMWRDSFMRHKGHCERRHRLAGVLPVPPVLTGVAKKEQGLGGGEGDWGREGPGGGSPRGEVGFGGGKM; this comes from the coding sequence ATGGAGGCCtcgtgcggcggcggcggtggcggcggtggTGGCGGCGGTTTGGTCCACGTTGACTTCCCGGAGATCACCAGCGCCTTGTTGGCCAACCTCAACCAACAACGGGTGGAGGGGAAGCTCTGTGACATCTCCATCCACGTCCAAGGACGGGTTTTCCGCGCTCACCGCGCCGTTTTGGCGGCTTCCTCACCGTACTTCCACGACCAGGTCTTGTTGAAGAACATGACCTCCATCGTCTTACCCAACGTGATGGATCCAGGCGCCTTCGAAACCGTCTTGGGTTCCGCCTACACCGGTCATCTCACCATGGCGCCTGAGGAGATCGTTAACTTCTTGACGGTCGGCAGCGTCCTCCAGATGTGGCACATCGTTGACAAGTGCACCGAGCTCCTCAAAGAAGGTCGGGCCACCTCGGCGCCATCCggaccttcctcttcctcctcttcttcttcttcttcctcctcgtccTTGCGCGCCCATTCCAGTCGTACCAGCGACAACCagtctcccagcagcagcaactaCTTCAGCCCCCGTGACGCTACCGAGGGGACTGACCCCCCCAAATATCCACCCCGGGGGGTCCCcgaggaggtggggaagggaggaaccGGTGACCTGCTGGAGGCGGAGGAAGGCAGCGAGGACGGCGAAGGCGGTCGACGTCCCCTCTACGTCCAACCGAGCATCGTCCCTCAAAAACAATGGGTCTACGTCAAACAGGAATGGTTGCAGGAAGATCTGGTCCTCACCTGCGAGGAAGACGAAGATCCGGTGGAAGGACCGGCCCGAGGGACCGAAGGACCTTCTCGTGTCGCCGTCTCCCGTCCCGCCGCCCCCAAGCTGGAGGAACAAGTGAACTTCTGCGAATCCTCCGAGGATTTCCCATCGCCCTACGAAACCTTGGAAGATACCGGAGGTCCCGGTTCCTTCCCGCCCCGTTCCCTCCTTCCCATGGACATGCAAGGCAACCAAATCTTGGTCTTCCCACCTCAAACTCCTGTAGAACACGGCGCCGTTCAACTCACCACGTCGTCGGCCGACGGCAACAAAATTTTTATGTGTCATTGCGGCAAAGCTTTCTCCCACAAGAGCATGAGGGACCGTCACGTCAACATGCACCTCAACCTCCGTCCCTTCGACTGTCCCGTCTGCAACAAGAAGTTCAAGATGAAGCACCACCTCACCGAACACATGAAGACCCACACCGGCCTCAAGCCCTACCAATGCGACGTCTGCGCCAAAAAATTCATGTGGCGCGACAGCTTCATGCGTCACAAAGGTCATTGCGAACGACGACATCGTTTGGCCGGGGTGTTGCCGGTCCCACCCGTTCTTACCGGGGTGGCCAAGAAGGAGCAAGGgttggggggaggagaaggggattGGGGGAGGGAAGGTCCCGGTGGAGGGTCACCTCGGGGGGAGGTGGGGTTCGGCGGGGGGAAGATGtga
- the DAXX gene encoding death domain-associated protein 6, with amino-acid sequence MRSACTSAPSSRPPTRLRIVASPAGRRSPSAAGTVLDEPVPGPVFSRPFSRFLLLPPGLWAGGDVLPWRQNGGAQEPPTADLSRLFTVRQHGGRHLLAIPDEYRLSDWLPHREPSSFRLFICTVSWRRPLPRRDRVRLPVLRITRRRPPLGVAALGRRNGPKRRDPPVKLPALSAGEGRGVSPPHPTPPRHGDPPPCGIIVLDDEDEGVPEPSPAPAGPSPSSSAPPPLPQPNGGSPGSPGPPQSGGRGGGAYKAENERLFGEFLELCTRLTQEHPEVIPFLSNRHQKTSPDFLASAELRNVLARCLSRVRARRDKVYVYINELCTVLKAHTSRRKLTLLPVPSSSSSPPPPPPVSPQPPVSPAAVSPRPPGGSKRQIRYLENLLRVYMGEIRRLQERELDLAELDSEDSTYLQESRLKRKMMRIFERLCQLKQCSSLTGRVIEQRIQYRGTRYPEVNRRIERFINRPEVFPDYTDILKVIQKASARHSLGLARRQMESMAQDAFREVGNRLQERRHLDLVYNFGSHLTDQYRPGMDPALVDPELAKRLRKNRTMALTRLDDVISHYAQLQDESEEEERGRKRAARQRGTTPAPPGGSPQPAATPTKSRHAAGGKSREEEEEEESEEEESEEEEEEEEEEEDDDSEGDGSRGKEEEEEEEEEERSDEGSEAAAAQGDTVSHNHPPSPPPVTVTPWPPPDEEEESTTTTTTTKEMISPSPAPELFVLEIETLPLEPGETPPSSPRPPGGSEATPKTSPPSPQPSEPPPPPFADRRIVPDSRSRLELNVGGSPCIEVHSVGEEEEEEEGGGPGALPPPPHHSPLPDSTRADSPGRDLVSSSQGSPHCPPPQGLQVTPPDVGDPPPRQTSVATQCDPEEIIVLSDSD; translated from the exons ATGCGCAGCGCCTGCACGTCGGCGCCATCTTCTCGCCCGCCTACGCGCCTGCGCATTGTCGCTTCTCCGGCCGGTCGCCGCTCGCCTTCCGCGGCGGGGACGGTGCTTGATGAACCCGTACCGGGCCCGGTCTTCTCCCGCCCCTTCTCCcggttcctcctcctccctcccggGTTGTGGGCGGGAGGTGACGTGCTCCCGTGGCGGCAAAATGGCGGCGCCCAGGAACCACCGACCGCCGACCTCTCCCGCTTATTCACCGTGCGGCAACATGGCGGCCGGCACCTCCTGGCTATCCCGGATGAGTATCGACTCTCTGATTGGTTACCCCACCGCGAACCCTCCTCCTTCCGCCTTTTTATTTGTACGGTGTCATGGCGGCGCCCGCTCCCCCGGCGCGACCGGGTACGACTTCCGGTCTTGCGCATTACGCGCCGCCGGCCGCCGCTCGGTGTGGCGGCGCTCGGGCGCCGGAACGGACCGAAGAGGCGG gacCCCCCCGTGAAGCTGCCCGCGCTCAGtgcgggggaggggaggggtgtctctcccccccaccccacccccccccgccatggcgACCCCCCGCCCTGTGGCATCATCGTCTTGGACGACGAGGATGAGGGGGTCCCCGAAccctcccccgcccccgctggcccctccccctcctcctccgcccccccgcccctcccccagcccaaCGGGGGATCCCCCGGCAGCCCGGGGCCCCCCCAgagcggggggagggggggcggcgCCTACAAGGCGGAAAACGAGCGGCTCTTCGGAGAG tTCCTGGAGCTCTGCACCCGCCTGACGCAGGAGCACCCTGAGGTCATCCCCTTCCTCTCCAACCGCCACCAAAAAACCAGCCCCGACTTCCTGGCGTCGGCCGAACTCCGCAACGTCCTGGCGCGGTGTCTGAGCCGCGTCCGCGCTCGGCGGGACAAAGTCTACGTCTACATCAATGAGCTCTGCACCGTCCTCAAAGCTCACACCTCGCGACGCAAGCTGACCCTCCTCCCcgtcccttcctcctcttcctcgcctcctcctcctcctcccgtctCGCCTCAACCGCCCGTCTCTCCCGCCGCCGTTTCTCCTCGGCCTCCCGGCGGTTCCAAACGTCAGATCCGTTATTTGGAGAACCTCCTTCGCGTCTACATGGGAGAAATCCGACGTCTGCAAGAACGGGAGTTGGATTTGGCCGAGTTGGACAGCGAAGACTCGACGTATCTCCAGGAGAGTCGCCTCAAACGGAAGATGATGCGGATTTTCGAACGTCTCTGTCAACTCAAGCAGTGCAGCAGCCTGACGGGTCGCGTCATCGAGCAACGCATCCAATACCGCGGGACGCGTTACCCCGAGGTCAACCGTCGCATCGAACGCTTCATCAACCGTCCCGAGGTCTTTCCCGATTACACCGATATCCTCAAGGTCATCCAGAAAGCCAGCGCGCGTCACAGCTTGGGTTTGGCTCGACGGCAGATGGAGAGCATGGCTCAGGACGCTTTCCGGGAGGTGGGGAACCGTTTGCAGGAACGACGTCACCTCGATCTGGTTTACAACTTTGGAAGTCACCTGACGGATCAGTATCGGCCGG ggatgGATCCAGCCCTGGTTGACCCTGAACTTGCCAAACGCCTGCGGAAGAACCGGACGATGGCCTTGACGCGTCTGGATGACGTCATCTCCCACTACGCCCAACTGCAGGATGAGAGCGAGGAGGAAGAACGCGGGCGCAAACGGGCGGCACGACAGCGGGGAAccacccccgccccgcccgggggTTCCCCCCAACCCGCCGCCACGCCCACCAAG AGCCGCCACGCCGCCGGTGGGAAGAGccgggaggaagaggaagaggaagaatcGGAGGAGGAAGAGtcggaggaagaggaggaagaggaagaagaggaggaagacgACGACTCGGAGGGTGATGGCAGCCGGggcaaagaggaggaggaggaggaggaggaggaggagcgcAGCGATGAAGGCAGCGAGGCAGCTGCGGCACAGG GTGACACCGTTTCGCACAACcaccccccgtcccccccaccGGTGACGGTGACGCCGTGGCCGCCTCCCGACGAGGAAGAAGAGTcaacgacgacgacgacgacgacgaaGGAAATGATCTCCCCGAGTCCGGCGCCGGAACTCTTCGTCCTGGAAATCGAAACGTTACCCCTAGAACCCGGCGAGACCCCCCCGTcttctccccgcccccccggggggTCCGAGGCCACCCCAAAAACCTCCCCCCCGTCGCCGCAACCTTCcgaacctccccccccccccttcgcCGATCGCCGTATCGTCCCGGACTCC aGGAGCCGCCTGGAGCTGAACGTCGGGGGGAg cccctgcatcGAGGTGCACAGcgtgggggaggaagaggaggaggaggagggggggggtcccggggcgctgcccccccctccccaccacagccccctccccgaCTCCACCCGGGCCGATTCCCCCGGGAGGGACCTGGTGAGCAgctcccagggcagcccccactgcccccccccgcaaGGCCTGCAAG TGACCCCCCCCGATgtgggggacccccccccccgccagacCAGCGTGGCGACGCAGTGTGACCCCGAGGAGATCATCGTGCTGTCGGACTCGGATTAG